The following are encoded in a window of Paenibacillaceae bacterium GAS479 genomic DNA:
- a CDS encoding cystathione beta-lyase, whose protein sequence is MTLHQFQQLPSFEGIASEKWELHRGKDILPMWVADMDFPAPPAVLTALEERIKHGVLGYTNITHAYKEAVTGWMNRRYGWQADPSWVRFCPGVVTSLSVILRACTSPGDRIVIQPPVYPPFHSVVKDNGRELVLNPLLRREDGSYEVNFSELEQQLADEQVRMLILCHPHNPVGRVWSRQELERIAELCIRYDVLVASDEIHGDLAHVQDAFIPFASLSDEVADRVLVCTSPSKTFNIAGMNTSNMIIPNEQLRSAVTAELRRSSVGSISALGHTAVIAAYNHGEEWLEDVLAHIRGNMKLIMNELALHAPEINVVHPEGTYLLWLDCRGLGLSDRELQQFFLERARLQLSAGSAFGEGGSGFMRLNAACSRKTAEEAARRIAAAVQELRAEK, encoded by the coding sequence ATGACCCTTCATCAGTTCCAACAGTTGCCTTCCTTCGAGGGCATCGCCTCAGAAAAATGGGAGCTCCATCGCGGCAAGGACATCTTGCCGATGTGGGTAGCAGATATGGATTTTCCCGCTCCACCTGCGGTGCTCACCGCGCTGGAGGAAAGAATCAAGCATGGTGTGCTTGGTTATACCAACATTACGCATGCCTATAAAGAAGCCGTGACCGGATGGATGAACCGGCGATACGGCTGGCAAGCCGACCCGTCATGGGTACGATTTTGCCCAGGAGTTGTTACCTCTCTTTCCGTTATCTTGCGAGCTTGTACTTCGCCAGGTGATCGCATCGTAATCCAGCCGCCCGTATATCCGCCTTTCCACTCTGTGGTAAAGGACAACGGCCGGGAGCTTGTGCTCAACCCTTTGCTGCGCCGGGAAGATGGCTCCTATGAGGTGAATTTCAGCGAGTTAGAGCAGCAACTTGCCGACGAACAGGTTCGAATGCTGATTCTTTGCCATCCTCATAATCCAGTCGGCCGTGTATGGTCGCGCCAAGAGCTGGAACGGATTGCGGAGCTGTGCATTCGGTATGACGTGCTTGTCGCTTCAGATGAAATCCACGGTGATTTGGCCCATGTGCAGGATGCGTTCATTCCGTTCGCTTCTCTTTCGGATGAGGTTGCAGACCGTGTACTCGTATGCACTTCCCCATCCAAAACGTTCAATATTGCCGGCATGAACACCTCCAATATGATCATTCCAAACGAGCAGCTCCGCTCCGCCGTTACGGCTGAGCTGCGGCGTAGTTCGGTTGGCTCCATCTCTGCCCTCGGCCATACCGCCGTAATTGCGGCTTACAATCATGGCGAGGAATGGCTGGAGGATGTTCTGGCGCATATTCGCGGCAATATGAAACTGATCATGAACGAGCTTGCGCTCCATGCCCCGGAGATCAACGTCGTGCATCCCGAAGGAACCTATTTGCTTTGGCTGGACTGCAGAGGCCTCGGCCTCAGTGATAGGGAGCTTCAGCAATTTTTCCTCGAACGCGCCAGGCTGCAGCTCAGCGCTGGATCAGCGTTTGGCGAGGGCGGCTCGGGCTTCATGCGGCTTAATGCCGCCTGCTCGCGGAAAACCGCCGAGGAAGCGGCTCGGAGAATTGCGGCAGCTGTGCAGGAGCTGCGGGCGGAAAAGTGA